A window of the Hordeum vulgare subsp. vulgare chromosome 5H, MorexV3_pseudomolecules_assembly, whole genome shotgun sequence genome harbors these coding sequences:
- the LOC123395301 gene encoding protein NARROW LEAF 1-like: MQQPSRIWKAHAEDGSGLDMERNGCNGHNNVNRCPSPLQPVASAGQHSESAAAYFSWPTSTLMHGSAEGRANYFGNLQKGVLPGHLARLPKGQQATTLLDLMIIRAFHSKILRRFSLGTAIGFRIRKGTLTDTPAILVFVARKVNKKWLRPTQCLPAALEGPGGVWCDVDVVEFSYYGAPAPTPKEQLYDELVDGLRGSDPSIGSGSQVASLETYGTLGAIVKSRTGNKQVGFLTNRHVAVDLDYPNQKMFHPLPPNLGPGVYLGAVERATSFITDDVWYGIYAGTNPETFVRADGAFIPFADDFDITNVSTSVKGVGLIGDIKAIDLQSPIGSLIGKQVVKVGRSSGHTTGTVMAYALEYNDEKGICFFTDFLVVGENQQTFDLEGDSGSLIILTGQDGEKPQPIGIIWGGTANRGRLKLKSGQGPENWTSGVDLGRLLDLLELDLITTSEGLQEALEEQRITLAAAVAAANSTATESSPVAATPQEAEKVDKIYEPLGINIQQLPRDGPANSTEQPFGPGEFHVDTVEGINSSNVEERQFIPNLMGMSSMRDEQGGNGELENNNSCNLESPAEDNICFSLHLGEREPKRLRSDTTTVDIDLQK; the protein is encoded by the exons atgcagcagccTTCACGCATTTGGAAGGCGCATGCCGAGGACGGGTCGGGGCTGGACATGGAGAGGAACGGATGCAACGGCCACAATAACGTTAACCGCTGCCCGTCCCCTCTCCAGCCCGTCGCCTCAGCTGGCCAGCACTCCGAAAGCGCCGCCGCCTACTTCTCTTGGCCCACGTCTACGCTGATGCACGGCTCCGCCGAAGGCCGCGCCAACTACTTTGGGAACCTGCAGAAGGGCGTGCTCCCGGGCCACCTTGCCCGCCTGCCCAAAGGCCAGCAGGCCACCACCTTGCTCGATCTCATGATTATAAGGGCGTTCCACAGCAAGATCCTGCGCCGCTTCAGCCTTGGCACCGCCATAGGCTTCCGGATCAGGAAGGGGACGTTGACCGACACGCCCGCCATCCTCGTCTTTGTTGCTCGCAAGGTTAACAAGAAGTGGCTCAGGCCTACGCAGTGCCTTCCGGCCGCCCTCGAG GGGCCTGGGGGTGTGTGGTGTGATGTCGATGTTGTTGAATTCTCGTATTATGGTGCACCCGCACCCACTCCAAAGGAACAACTGTACGACGAGCTTGTTGATGGGCTGCGTGGCAGCGATCCATCTATAGGCTCTGGTTCACAG GTAGCTAGCCTTGAAACATATGGGACTTTGGGTGCCATCGTGAAGAGTCGAACTGGCAACAAGCAAGTAGGCTTCCTAACGAACAGACATGTTGCAGTTGACCTGGATTATCCTAATCAAAAGATGTTCCATCCGTTGCCCCCTAATCTTGGACCTGGAGTTTACCTAGGTGCCGTTGAGAGAGCCACGTCTTTTATCACGGATGATGTTTGGTATGGTATATATGCGGGAACAAACCCAG AAACATTTGTCCGGGCTGATGGTGCATTTATACCATTTGCGGACGACTTTGACATTACTAATGTCAGCACTTCAGTTAAAGGAGTCGGACTCATTGGTGATATCAAGGCAATCGATCTGCAGTCCCCGATTGGCAGTCTCATCGGGAAGCAAGTTGTGAAAGTTGGAAGAAGCTCAGGCCATACGACAGGGACCGTCATGGCATATGCTCTTGAATACAACGATGAGAAGGGCATATGCTTTTTTACCGACTTCCTCGTCGTCGGGGAGAACCAGCAAACGTTTGATCTTGAAGGGGACAGCGGAAGCCTTATAATCTTGACAGGACAAGATGGTGAGAAGCCACAGCCTATAGGGATTATATGGGGTGGCACGGCCAACCGTGGAAGGTTGAAGCTCAAAAGTGGGCAGGGCCCGGAGAACTGGACGAGTGGTGTTGATCTGGGGCGCCTCCTTGACCTCCTCGAGCTCGATCTGATCACGACAAGCGAAGGGCTGCAAG AGGCCCTGGAGGAGCAGAGGATCACCCTAGCAGCCGCCGTGGCAGCGGCCAATTCTACGGCCACCGAGTCGTCGCCCGTGGCCGCCACACCGCAAGAAGCCGAGAAAGTGGACAAGATCTACGAGCCCCTGGGGATCAACATCCAGCAGCTCCCCCGGGACGGCCCCGCCAACTCGACGGAGCAGCCCTTCGGGCCCGGCGAGTTCCACGTCGACACGGTGGAAGGGATAAATAGCAGCAACGTGGAGGAGCGGCAGTTCATCCCGAACCTGATGGGCATGTCCTCGATGCGCGACGAGCAAGGAGGCAACGGCGAGCTGGAAAACAACAACAGCTGCAACCTGGAGAGCCCGGCGGAGGACAACATCTGCTTCTCGCTGCACCTGGGCGAGCGGGAGCCTAAGAGGCTCCGGTCCGACACGACGACGGTGGACATAGACCTGCAGAAATGA